In Winkia neuii, a genomic segment contains:
- a CDS encoding acyl-CoA carboxylase subunit beta: MNPTVDIDRNTFAKRVEQLTDKAEERARERQHAKGRGTARERINQLVDEGSFQEIHTFAGGNIDASYLGCAVITGFGQISGRPVAVYSQDFSVKGGTLGEVEGRKICHLIDEALRLRIPVFALLDSGGARIQEGVAALAQYGNIFKKISEASGIVPQISVILGPCAGGAVYGPALTDFIIMTKRSSYMFVTGPKVVRAVTGEDVSSEDLGGGDLHNTISGVAHYLAEDEEDALQFARSVFTYLPLHCEEEAPRYDYEPDPEGEALAARVGDLVPSSAKQPYDIIEVIEALAYYGEFVEIQELFGRSIVVGFACFDGRSVGIVANQPAFDAGTLDVNASEKAARFVRFCDAFGLPVVTLVDVPGYRPGTEQERAGIIRRGAKLITAYATATVPLVTVILRKAYGGAYIVMGSKSLGADFNFSWPQTEIAVMGSEGAVDIIFRKQLRAAGQEGIDVAEQRRLYQEQYQREAIGPNLSLEKGELDSLINPKNTRSTIIRSLSVLERKARSYQTSKYHDNAPL, translated from the coding sequence ATGAATCCCACCGTGGATATCGATCGCAACACGTTTGCCAAGCGCGTCGAACAGCTGACGGATAAGGCTGAGGAGCGTGCCCGCGAGCGCCAGCATGCGAAGGGGCGGGGAACTGCTCGCGAACGCATAAACCAGCTGGTAGACGAGGGGAGTTTCCAAGAGATTCACACCTTTGCGGGCGGCAATATTGATGCCTCCTACCTGGGGTGTGCCGTGATCACTGGCTTTGGTCAGATCAGCGGGCGTCCCGTAGCGGTGTATTCGCAGGACTTTTCCGTAAAGGGTGGCACGCTGGGCGAGGTTGAAGGGCGCAAGATTTGCCATCTTATTGATGAGGCGTTGCGGCTTCGCATTCCCGTGTTTGCGCTGCTGGATTCTGGTGGTGCGCGCATTCAGGAGGGCGTTGCGGCTCTGGCGCAGTACGGCAACATTTTCAAGAAGATTTCTGAAGCCTCTGGGATTGTGCCCCAGATTTCGGTGATCTTGGGGCCGTGCGCTGGCGGCGCTGTGTATGGTCCTGCTCTTACCGACTTCATCATTATGACGAAGCGGTCTTCTTACATGTTTGTTACTGGTCCGAAGGTTGTGCGAGCGGTCACTGGCGAGGATGTCTCTTCAGAGGATTTGGGTGGGGGCGACTTGCATAACACCATTTCCGGGGTGGCCCACTACCTTGCCGAGGACGAAGAAGATGCGTTGCAATTCGCTCGTTCGGTCTTCACCTATTTGCCGTTGCACTGTGAAGAAGAGGCCCCCAGGTATGACTATGAGCCTGATCCGGAGGGCGAGGCACTAGCAGCCCGCGTCGGAGACTTGGTGCCGTCCTCGGCGAAGCAGCCTTACGACATAATCGAAGTCATCGAGGCGTTGGCTTACTACGGCGAATTTGTGGAAATACAGGAACTATTTGGCCGTTCCATAGTGGTCGGATTCGCCTGCTTTGATGGCCGTTCGGTTGGCATAGTGGCAAATCAGCCCGCCTTTGACGCGGGCACATTGGACGTGAATGCGTCAGAGAAAGCCGCTCGATTTGTGCGTTTTTGTGATGCCTTCGGCCTGCCGGTAGTTACGTTGGTTGATGTTCCGGGGTACCGTCCCGGTACCGAGCAGGAACGGGCCGGCATCATTAGGCGTGGCGCAAAGCTAATCACCGCCTACGCCACGGCAACTGTCCCACTGGTAACGGTCATTTTGCGGAAGGCCTACGGGGGAGCCTACATCGTCATGGGTTCCAAGTCGTTAGGCGCTGACTTCAATTTCTCTTGGCCGCAAACCGAGATCGCGGTAATGGGGTCCGAGGGCGCGGTAGACATCATCTTCCGCAAGCAGTTGCGCGCTGCCGGACAAGAGGGAATAGACGTTGCCGAGCAGCGTCGCCTCTACCAGGAGCAGTATCAGCGCGAGGCAATCGGACCGAACCTCTCGCTGGAAAAGGGAGAGTTGGATTCCCTGATCAATCCCAAGAACACAAGATCGACAATTATCCGCTCGCTGTCCGTACTAGAGCGGAAAGCCCGGTCGTATCAGACCTCTAAGTATCACGACAACGCGCCCCTGTAG